A genomic stretch from Ketobacter sp. MCCC 1A13808 includes:
- a CDS encoding DUF4334 domain-containing protein, whose product MNRAFTLLTVFLFATLFSINSQATYKHHSNKKLQQKWQEIIDSGGAYTTEELMPLFLKLRSIDPEAIMGQWRGGKFDGGLPDPINWYGKRFVNMEYVEPLLVTAPDGSIQAYTGLGTARLREVLFENRVSTSLIYDNQPIIDYFRKVTDDLIIGFGEVKGEENEDFFFYLIRE is encoded by the coding sequence ATGAACCGGGCTTTTACATTGCTTACCGTTTTTCTTTTTGCCACGCTCTTTAGTATTAATAGCCAGGCAACCTACAAGCACCACAGCAATAAAAAACTGCAACAAAAATGGCAGGAAATAATCGACAGTGGCGGTGCCTATACCACTGAAGAACTTATGCCGCTGTTTCTTAAACTTAGATCCATCGACCCCGAAGCCATCATGGGGCAATGGCGGGGCGGTAAATTTGACGGTGGACTACCCGACCCGATTAACTGGTACGGTAAGCGATTCGTTAATATGGAGTATGTGGAGCCATTATTGGTCACCGCGCCGGACGGCTCCATTCAGGCTTATACCGGCTTAGGTACAGCGCGCCTGCGTGAGGTATTATTTGAAAATCGCGTGTCGACTTCACTCATCTATGACAATCAACCCATTATCGATTACTTCCGTAAAGTGACTGATGATTTAATTATTGGATTTGGTGAAGTCAAAGGGGAAGAAAACGAGGATTTCTTTTTCTATTTGATTCGTGAATAA
- a CDS encoding cytochrome b, translating to MQLDSPSQFSKTTLTLHWIVAITVISLLAVGIYMDETGTHSLYPWHKSFGFVIFFVILARVIWRIKNGWPVPVSQYQSWETLLAKVVHYVLIFGTILMPLSGFLMSAYGGSGVDVFGIEVVARNIDPENPMKSMPHNKAIASFAHETHGLVGYTLVGAVILHIAGALKHHLIDKDGTLRRMLGSSV from the coding sequence ATGCAATTAGACAGTCCAAGCCAGTTTAGTAAAACAACATTAACGCTACATTGGATCGTCGCCATCACGGTCATCAGCCTGCTGGCGGTGGGTATTTATATGGACGAGACGGGGACCCATAGCCTGTATCCCTGGCATAAATCGTTTGGGTTCGTAATCTTTTTTGTGATTCTGGCCAGGGTGATATGGCGTATTAAAAACGGTTGGCCGGTTCCTGTTAGTCAATATCAAAGCTGGGAAACATTGCTGGCAAAAGTGGTTCACTACGTATTGATATTCGGCACCATCCTTATGCCGCTGTCGGGCTTTTTAATGTCGGCGTACGGGGGTAGTGGTGTTGACGTATTCGGTATTGAAGTGGTGGCGCGGAATATCGATCCGGAAAATCCCATGAAGTCGATGCCCCACAACAAAGCGATCGCGTCCTTTGCACACGAAACCCACGGCTTAGTCGGCTACACTTTAGTGGGCGCGGTTATTTTGCATATCGCCGGTGCATTAAAACATCACCTGATTGATAAAGACGGCACACTACGACGCATGTTGGGCTCTTCAGTATAG
- a CDS encoding tlde1 domain-containing protein, whose translation MSWEYSQSTGRLTHNGVFVEKGYSGYREGKDNPDMERIVNVGPIPRGTYHIGSPRGSSESGPHVLDLSPYGHNAHGRTEFLIHGDSMNNPGNASKGCIILSRKTREKISSMSDDVLEVVR comes from the coding sequence ATGAGTTGGGAGTACTCGCAATCGACGGGGCGGTTAACGCACAACGGGGTATTTGTTGAAAAGGGGTATTCCGGGTATAGAGAAGGTAAAGATAATCCGGATATGGAGCGTATCGTTAATGTGGGGCCGATACCCAGAGGAACATATCATATAGGCAGTCCCAGAGGCAGTAGTGAAAGCGGACCCCACGTATTGGACTTGTCGCCGTATGGGCACAACGCGCATGGGCGTACAGAATTTCTGATTCATGGTGATAGTATGAATAATCCTGGAAATGCATCGAAAGGGTGTATTATTTTGTCAAGAAAAACCAGAGAGAAGATTTCCTCAATGAGCGATGATGTCCTGGAGGTAGTGCGGTGA
- a CDS encoding VOC family protein has translation MKNRPINTLALVALSFFLLTGWMSTDHLPGHGNPETPGARTNPAYLRAVGIGVSELESSVAFYTHGLGMKETTRLIRNNRVEVVMQSADARGSDIVLMQYTDNKARAFDQNPGKIVFYAKDVNQFATNIVSAGGQILLPPTAQPQFDGALVGFARDPDNNLIEMVGSNTATESFMSAFGIGVSDLQGARDFYVQVMGLKEQRYIEIPGQYNEYILESVVPGSSALVLMHWTNGIERNYKNNPVKLEFATGVPVDLAIAIKQSRHPLLQFPRPDKRRNKAIVGYAKDADGTLIEIKRSHKNYLSGAGIGVTDLEAAIQFYTHGLGMKQVGRRLRHNREEVVMESADARGSHLVLMGFNDGKPRNYQQNPGKIVFYVNNTTTFVATMVAAGGQILLPPMPQPELGGVEVGFGRDIDNNLIEIVGVPTANHSYFAAFGIGVSDLEAAKTFYTETLGFKLSQFLSTASYDEYILESTGGSALVLMHWTEGSDRNYRDNPVKLELRSLSPLGAAANIKQSRNHVIQLPHISRDQGMEGAMVGYAKDSDGTLLELLKAPWGNED, from the coding sequence ATGAAAAACAGGCCCATCAATACGCTCGCGCTGGTTGCGCTGAGTTTTTTTCTTCTGACTGGCTGGATGTCTACCGACCACCTTCCTGGACACGGCAACCCTGAAACACCCGGGGCCCGGACAAATCCGGCGTACCTGAGGGCGGTGGGTATCGGGGTGTCCGAACTGGAATCCTCTGTGGCATTTTATACCCACGGTTTGGGCATGAAGGAGACAACACGACTGATCCGCAATAACCGCGTCGAAGTCGTAATGCAATCCGCAGACGCCCGTGGATCGGATATTGTACTGATGCAGTACACCGATAATAAAGCGCGCGCATTCGATCAGAACCCCGGCAAAATTGTTTTTTATGCGAAAGATGTAAACCAGTTTGCCACCAACATTGTTTCTGCCGGGGGGCAGATTTTACTTCCCCCTACGGCACAACCCCAGTTTGATGGGGCGCTGGTGGGTTTCGCTCGTGACCCGGACAACAATCTAATTGAAATGGTCGGCAGTAACACTGCCACCGAATCGTTTATGAGCGCATTCGGGATTGGCGTTTCAGACTTGCAAGGCGCACGTGATTTTTATGTGCAAGTGATGGGGCTTAAAGAACAGCGCTATATAGAAATTCCCGGCCAGTACAACGAATACATTCTGGAATCGGTTGTGCCTGGCAGCTCGGCCCTGGTGTTAATGCACTGGACCAACGGCATTGAACGCAACTATAAAAACAATCCGGTCAAGCTGGAGTTCGCGACCGGAGTTCCTGTGGATTTAGCCATCGCAATTAAACAGTCCCGGCACCCCCTGCTTCAGTTTCCTCGCCCCGATAAAAGGCGAAACAAGGCTATTGTTGGATACGCCAAGGACGCCGATGGCACACTCATTGAAATAAAACGTTCCCATAAAAACTACCTGAGTGGTGCCGGTATCGGGGTTACCGATCTGGAAGCCGCCATTCAATTCTATACCCATGGCTTGGGGATGAAACAAGTGGGCCGGCGGCTCAGGCATAACCGGGAAGAGGTTGTGATGGAATCCGCGGATGCACGCGGCTCCCATCTAGTGCTAATGGGGTTCAACGATGGAAAGCCTAGAAATTACCAGCAAAATCCCGGAAAAATAGTGTTCTACGTAAATAACACGACCACATTCGTTGCCACAATGGTCGCAGCCGGCGGGCAAATTCTTTTGCCACCCATGCCCCAGCCGGAACTCGGTGGCGTGGAAGTTGGATTTGGTCGCGATATTGATAATAACTTAATTGAAATTGTCGGTGTGCCAACGGCCAACCATTCCTATTTTGCTGCCTTCGGTATTGGAGTTAGCGATCTGGAGGCTGCCAAAACATTCTATACCGAAACGCTTGGGTTCAAGCTAAGTCAGTTTTTATCCACCGCCAGTTACGACGAGTATATTCTGGAATCCACAGGCGGATCCGCTTTAGTACTGATGCATTGGACTGAGGGTAGCGACAGAAATTACCGGGATAATCCGGTCAAGCTGGAATTGCGAAGCCTATCTCCCCTGGGTGCAGCCGCCAATATCAAGCAATCCCGTAACCACGTTATTCAACTGCCCCATATTTCCCGCGACCAAGGAATGGAAGGCGCGATGGTTGGCTATGCAAAAGATTCAGACGGCACCTTGCTTGAACTCCTCAAAGCCCCCTGGGGCAATGAAGACTGA
- a CDS encoding sigma-70 family RNA polymerase sigma factor, translating to MSANSGDQARVNALYIDHKQWLFNWLRSRLSCGDTAEDLTQDTFLRLLVSGRLPGAGKGRAFLRQIANGLVIDLHRRQVLERCYLDSLALLPLAEMPSAEHQALVLETLNEIDRMLDSLPERVRSTFLLSQFDGLTYSQIAQRLGVSVASVRKYMLKATLACVVTLGTQSVDEVLR from the coding sequence TTGTCTGCTAATTCTGGGGATCAAGCACGAGTCAATGCGCTTTACATTGACCATAAGCAATGGCTGTTTAACTGGCTGCGTTCCCGTCTGAGCTGCGGCGATACGGCAGAGGATCTGACGCAGGATACGTTTCTGCGATTGCTGGTGTCCGGTCGTTTGCCCGGAGCCGGCAAAGGGCGGGCATTTCTGCGGCAGATTGCGAACGGTCTGGTAATCGATCTGCACCGTCGCCAGGTTCTGGAACGGTGTTACCTTGATTCGTTAGCGCTGTTGCCGCTGGCAGAAATGCCTTCAGCTGAGCATCAGGCGCTGGTATTGGAAACCCTGAACGAAATCGACCGTATGCTGGATAGCTTGCCGGAGCGGGTGCGCTCCACGTTTTTATTGTCGCAGTTCGACGGATTGACCTACAGCCAGATTGCGCAGCGGCTGGGGGTTTCGGTGGCTTCGGTTCGCAAATACATGCTTAAGGCGACCCTGGCTTGCGTGGTCACGCTGGGCACGCAGTCAGTCGACGAGGTGCTGCGGTGA
- a CDS encoding TonB-dependent receptor, protein MGIPGNKLKATGLLTAAAMAALSLTPVSIMAETSTPKGLAAEQTRQYAIPAGTLDQVLNQFASESGILLAIDGNLTQGKTSQGLQGRFSTEAGLERLLNETGLQAQPGDAGYTLKLRDQSRLPPVKVSGSVIAAERDTVTYDHQAIEQIQPQDIKDLFQNESAVAVGGSIPVNQKVYVRGVEETAMLVTVDGARQNNKVFHHNATNLIDPKLLKAATASAGVAPADAGPGALGGSLVYETVDVEDMLAPDQKFGGFVDGRYASNGEQWTTSGSLYGREGKFEALGYVNKIDGDNYEDGTGEEVNYSESALISGLAKIAYGSEQEGRFELSRELVNDDAARPYRANFGGLTVGRPTPESRNYDLSRDNTVFSYTLDRSKGGWNPEVTVAKSETELETIEVPLAAPETTVAYNGITESYTATMKNRSYTGFAEIVSGVDYYNDSALFRFEGDPDLEENAENVGAFIQLRQQLVDALDLSYGLRYDRQAFEGTDDSSHDDSGASGNLFAEYHINDYVAVNAGYAQVWGGVALAENYILNSAWVYTDLKPVESQNYTVGVVLTVEGFLAEANSYRTKIDNGRVPSYSGGPDLVADFDIEGYDLALGFSSDRAHLSIKYSNVDSEKDGQAATSYDGNYFTAPLGELIAVNGAYNFPVQRLTLGVSAEVSLENDAVEDSGAKQDGYTVINMYADYQLLDSLALRFSVDNLNNEAYTDRASYGQEFTTVKPLLEPGRSYTLNARYTF, encoded by the coding sequence ATGGGAATTCCAGGTAATAAACTCAAGGCCACCGGCCTACTCACCGCGGCGGCGATGGCCGCGCTTTCTCTCACGCCCGTATCCATCATGGCAGAAACGTCAACTCCGAAAGGGTTGGCCGCTGAACAAACGCGGCAATATGCTATCCCGGCCGGCACCTTGGATCAGGTGCTGAATCAGTTTGCCAGTGAATCGGGTATTTTGTTGGCGATAGACGGTAATCTGACTCAGGGTAAAACCAGCCAGGGATTACAAGGCCGCTTTAGCACCGAAGCAGGGCTGGAAAGGCTGCTGAACGAAACCGGTTTGCAGGCGCAGCCGGGTGACGCGGGTTATACATTGAAACTGCGGGACCAAAGCAGATTGCCGCCGGTTAAAGTCAGTGGATCGGTGATCGCGGCGGAGCGCGATACGGTAACTTACGATCACCAGGCAATTGAGCAGATACAGCCGCAAGATATTAAAGATCTTTTTCAAAACGAATCCGCGGTGGCGGTCGGTGGCTCCATCCCGGTAAATCAGAAAGTGTATGTGCGCGGTGTGGAAGAAACCGCGATGCTGGTCACCGTAGACGGTGCCCGTCAGAACAATAAAGTGTTCCACCATAACGCCACCAATTTGATTGATCCAAAGCTGCTGAAAGCTGCCACGGCGTCCGCAGGTGTCGCGCCGGCGGATGCCGGGCCGGGTGCATTGGGTGGTAGTTTGGTTTACGAAACGGTTGATGTGGAAGACATGCTGGCACCGGACCAAAAATTCGGTGGTTTCGTTGACGGTCGCTATGCTTCCAATGGCGAGCAGTGGACCACCTCTGGCTCACTTTACGGGCGTGAAGGCAAATTCGAAGCGCTGGGCTATGTGAACAAAATAGACGGCGATAATTACGAAGACGGCACTGGGGAGGAAGTGAATTATTCAGAGTCGGCGTTGATCAGTGGGTTGGCCAAAATCGCTTATGGCTCGGAGCAGGAAGGGCGCTTTGAACTTTCCCGGGAGCTGGTTAACGATGATGCGGCAAGACCCTATCGGGCCAATTTCGGTGGCTTGACCGTGGGCAGACCGACGCCTGAGTCACGCAATTATGACCTTTCCCGCGACAACACTGTCTTTAGCTACACACTGGATCGAAGCAAAGGCGGGTGGAATCCTGAGGTGACTGTTGCCAAAAGTGAAACCGAGCTGGAAACGATAGAAGTACCATTAGCGGCACCGGAAACCACCGTAGCCTATAACGGCATAACTGAAAGCTATACGGCCACGATGAAAAACCGCTCCTATACCGGATTTGCAGAAATAGTGTCCGGTGTAGATTATTACAATGACAGTGCCTTGTTCCGGTTTGAGGGTGATCCAGATCTGGAAGAGAACGCCGAAAATGTCGGGGCGTTCATTCAATTACGCCAGCAATTAGTGGATGCGTTGGATTTGTCGTACGGGTTGCGCTATGACCGTCAGGCGTTTGAAGGCACGGATGATTCTTCACACGACGATAGTGGAGCCAGCGGTAATTTGTTTGCCGAATATCACATTAACGATTATGTTGCAGTGAACGCGGGCTACGCCCAGGTATGGGGTGGCGTCGCACTGGCTGAAAATTACATTCTCAACAGCGCGTGGGTTTACACAGATCTGAAGCCGGTGGAATCGCAGAACTACACAGTGGGTGTCGTGCTGACGGTGGAAGGCTTTTTGGCTGAAGCCAATAGTTACCGCACCAAAATAGATAATGGCCGGGTACCTTCCTATAGCGGTGGTCCTGACCTGGTCGCGGATTTTGATATTGAAGGCTACGATCTGGCCTTGGGTTTCAGTTCCGATCGTGCGCACCTATCCATTAAGTATTCCAATGTGGATTCCGAGAAAGACGGACAAGCGGCGACCTCTTACGATGGCAACTATTTCACAGCGCCTTTGGGTGAGTTGATTGCCGTCAACGGGGCGTATAATTTTCCCGTGCAGCGTTTGACTCTGGGCGTGAGTGCTGAAGTGTCACTTGAAAATGATGCGGTGGAAGACAGTGGCGCTAAGCAGGACGGTTACACGGTTATCAATATGTACGCCGACTATCAGCTACTGGATTCGCTGGCATTGCGATTTTCGGTGGATAACCTGAACAATGAAGCCTATACCGATCGTGCCAGCTACGGCCAGGAGTTCACCACGGTTAAACCGCTGCTGGAGCCCGGAAGATCGTACACTCTGAATGCCAGGTATACGTTTTAA
- a CDS encoding FecR domain-containing protein, whose amino-acid sequence MRGHAGHAVSRRGAAVKAALQRLADEIEVPLDVLIQALEWQVTSWSGEITEQESRSLLAWRSAREEHERAWNQVQSVSGRLSTATSASNGNALRSVRSSLPRRNALKVLGLMVGGTAALYGARESSIVQSRFAEFQTGTGETREIALSDGTRVNMNTRTAINTAFSAHERKVELVSGEIFVVSTKEADVATRPFIVQTRQGHVQPLGTRFGVRQDSRVTQVNVEQGRVLIAPANARNTAALDAGWQTRFTADDIFAVEPTPPNINAWTRGLLIVERQSLGDFLTVLGRYRSGYLRCDERAAKLVVSGSYPLADTDRVLAALELALPVRVRRLTPYWISVEAVA is encoded by the coding sequence TTGCGTGGTCACGCTGGGCACGCAGTCAGTCGACGAGGTGCTGCGGTGAAGGCGGCATTGCAACGGTTGGCGGATGAGATTGAAGTGCCGTTGGATGTGTTGATCCAAGCGCTGGAATGGCAGGTGACATCGTGGTCAGGCGAGATCACCGAGCAGGAATCCCGCTCGTTGCTAGCTTGGCGCAGTGCCCGCGAAGAGCACGAGCGCGCCTGGAATCAGGTGCAGTCGGTCTCCGGCAGGCTGAGCACTGCGACTTCTGCCAGTAACGGTAACGCTTTGCGCAGTGTCCGCAGTTCGCTGCCTCGGCGTAATGCGCTAAAAGTGTTGGGTCTGATGGTGGGGGGTACCGCTGCCCTGTATGGCGCGCGCGAATCGTCGATAGTGCAAAGCCGGTTCGCCGAGTTTCAGACTGGAACCGGGGAGACACGGGAAATCGCGTTATCCGATGGCACACGGGTGAATATGAACACCCGAACTGCGATCAATACTGCGTTTAGTGCCCATGAGCGCAAGGTGGAATTAGTCAGCGGGGAGATCTTTGTGGTAAGCACGAAGGAGGCCGACGTAGCTACCCGTCCATTCATAGTGCAAACCCGTCAGGGTCATGTGCAGCCCCTCGGTACTCGTTTTGGGGTGCGTCAGGACAGCCGCGTTACCCAGGTAAACGTGGAGCAGGGACGGGTACTGATTGCGCCCGCTAATGCCCGCAATACAGCCGCTCTGGACGCAGGATGGCAAACCCGCTTCACGGCCGATGACATCTTCGCGGTAGAGCCCACTCCACCCAACATCAATGCCTGGACCCGGGGGCTGTTGATCGTGGAGCGGCAATCGTTGGGTGATTTTCTGACGGTGCTGGGCCGTTATCGATCCGGCTATCTGCGTTGCGATGAGCGTGCTGCAAAACTGGTCGTGTCTGGCAGTTACCCGTTAGCAGACACGGATCGGGTGCTGGCTGCGCTGGAGCTTGCCTTGCCTGTTCGTGTCCGGCGCCTCACCCCTTATTGGATCAGTGTCGAAGCGGTCGCTTAA